A stretch of the Notamacropus eugenii isolate mMacEug1 chromosome 2, mMacEug1.pri_v2, whole genome shotgun sequence genome encodes the following:
- the URB2 gene encoding unhealthy ribosome biogenesis protein 2 homolog gives MAAVYSGISLKLKSSKTAWEDKLKLAHFAWISQQCFLPNKEQVLLDWARHSLVTYYKKKLELKEDIVERLWIYLDNILHSRKLQNLIKNGKTVNLHFSLAKIINERIAEFSASDAQRNVCAVLSCCQGILSTPALAVVYTAKHELMLELLNELCWLACRRPEETFISQLFEVLHLAFSQYLLIQRQQVNPNRVFGEVIGHLFQPCLVLRHLLSAGTWAQCDQGRVRQYLSREVRNQIELVIQGGIFQPELLSSYKEDLLLNEQSKDKKKEAIKNILTPTNTMINKLVDVGSCEPSFHVTVVANSVSLLYKLFLDSYSKEENQLVCFHLLPKLFGCLRILCLPDEEVESLSLSDWTNELLVVEQLLNLVANNNIYNVAADRIRHKEIQFQFYRQLAELLIKHSQASVPAWFRCLKTLISLNHLIVEPDLDDLIASAWIDADVTEPRTKKSQETLINALFQTYARLRQVPRLFEEVLGVICRPAADHLRQPVLTWNLTVVLRDCLVELPPNQILDTWSLLLEKCQALVLPYVKGDSDMALKLLSLSLLLHGILFSMRCLDSGTPLPVVKCTQQVMEKMLQEVIQPMLDLLSNYQSQTSKPDLWLEKVRDSALLLSYTWAEIDTMLSLNCKQYVPMVGSVTDISSESLNLSSFLAGINMKQWEKVQELTNHFAFTSRYCLELLYMQKMKRTLMRMSFQSDVDLQTLRDDAAFILHSGKKSMRQGEITMWNHQIGTLSASSYPVAHWHLIMSNLTILISYLSSSDVTYIANVLLRTLPTTKTQESSAQEESSITIGQVSQALFHSSLFPEMQSLHSAFLNCVIERCTKILFSGNHNDKKLLSQQLPWLFEKDHIIISQWELRSEKEGPESLESKEEVTQNLLRLAKTDIPIILKGDQLERIMDILEYFSVLKLDSLLPSYHVHCFLLLLSMATNTKADSSCFSTGSLKFLMTSYQLLDYLQRGKNARLMFKIMYASDVFEVILTSLLNVSKRFLIDVDIPSWLEFLQVIGSFLEHFFEVTIQLKLSLVLNFEKILSFLLNCTIYKETTSGKQLKNRDSPSRQLLLVSLTKLCQILSCYVEQKKFSSRLPDLLQQAILHTGVFVQLCSENEDSLPPSVFISSVTTLLEVELSHQSRAREVTCSEAKDSMLLSHTALYRKVYSWILTELPSLAANDQSFKLALQFLTLFSSILELHPSEDTVFVNIFHSIKRVLADPRIQVSEDVEPLMVALFNQLLVEGTTEEFQMIMQHILQGLEISNIWRPDVNDILSAIKLIKLLLKCPSDGDKIRSFWVVCPQIISALTFQNKEACQDQSLLLTVVVPILDTVASLLRHGESIIKNPHHVSLAFSILLAVPLDHLKPQEYSSIFLGMHEVLFSILQCHSKVMLKALPSFLSSFYRLVFSVMHEGRQKDKGNPEDLTTVLECARLVERMYSHIAAKSEDFTMFSSFMVAQYVNELQKVTLYPAVKNLLKEGIYLILDLCIERDIHFLRTSLQPGVREVFKELYNDYTKYHKNKNRGEEKYTA, from the exons ATGGCTGCTGTTTATTCTGGTATATCCCTTAAATTGAAAAGTAGCAAAACTGCCTGGGAAGACAAACTGAAATTGGCTCACTTTGCATGGATTTCCCAACAGTGTTTTCTTCCAAATAAAGAACAA GTATTACTTGACTGGGCAAGACACAGTTTGGTTACATATTACAAGAAAAAACTTGAACTGAAGGAGGATATTGTTGAAAGACTTTGGATCTACCTGGATAACATCCTGCACAGCAGAAAATTACAGAATCTCATCAAGAATGGAAAGACAGTAAACCTCCATTTTTCACTAGCCAAG aTCATAAATGAAAGAATAGCTGAGTTCTCTGCTTCTGATGCTCAAAGAAATGTGTGTGCTGTGCTGAGCTGCTGCCAAGGCATTCTCTCAACGCCTGCTCTTGCCGTTGTTTACACAGCCAAGCACGAACTGATGTTGGAATTATTAAACGAATTGTGCTGGCTGGCATGTCGACGTCCAGAAGAAACCTTCATATCCCAGTTGTTTGAAGTTCTTCACTTGGCCTTTAGTCAGTATCTCCTGATCCAGCGCCAGCAGGTCAATCCAAACCGTGTGTTTGGGGAAGTGATTGGGCATCTATTCCAGCCATGCCTTGTCTTAAGGCACTTGCTTTCTGCTGGTACGTGGGCACAATGTGACCAAGGCCGTGTGCGACAGTACCTGAGCAGAGAAGTTCGGAATCAGATCGAGTTGGTCATTCAGGGTGGAATCTTTCAGCCAGAATTGCTGTCCTCTTACAAAGAGGATCTCCTATTGAATGAGCAGTCAAAGGACAAGAAGAAAGAGGCTATTAAAAATATCCTGACACCAACCAACACCATGATCAATAAATTGGTTGATGTAGGCTCCTGTgaaccatctttccatgtaactGTTGTGGCtaactcagtatctttgctataTAAACTCTTCCTGGATTCTTACTCTAAGGAAGAAAATCAACTCGTTTGTTTCCATTTACTCCCCAAGCTTTTCGGCTGCCTTAGGATTTTGTGCCTGCCAGACGAGGAGGTAGAGTCCCTTTCGCTATCAGACTGGACTAATGAACTTCTGGTTGTAGAACAGCTCCTGAACTTGGTGGCTAACAACAATATCTACAATGTGGCTGCTGACCGGATCCGGCACAAGGAGATCCAATTCCAGTTTTATCGTCAGCTTGCTGAGCTCCTGATAAAACATTCACAGGCCTCTGTGCCAGCATGGTTCCGATGTCTCAAGACTTTGATCTCCTTGAACCATCTGATTGTGGAGCCAGATCTGGATGACCTAATTGCTTCAGCCTGGATTGATGCAGATGTCACTGAGCCTCGAACCAAGAAATCTCAGGAAACCCTCATCAATGCACTCTTCCAGACTTACGCCAGACTCAGACAGGTACCTCGGTTGTTTGAAGAAGTTTTAGGTGTGATCTGTCGGCCAGCTGCTGACCATCTGAGGCAACCTGTTTTGACTTGGAATCTGACAGTAGTGCTTCGGGATTGTCTTGTGGAGTTACCCCCAAATCAGATCCTGGATACTTGGTCCCTTCTGCTAGAGAAGTGCCAGGCATTAGTGCTACCTTATGTGAAGGGTGATTCTGACATGGCCCTCAAGTTGCTGTCCCTGAGTTTATTACTGCACGGTATCTTGTTTAGCATGAGATGTTTGGATAGTGGCACTCCACTACCTGTTGTCAAGTGCACTCAgcaggtgatggagaaaatgcttcAGGAGGTCATTCAGCCTATGCTTGACCTTCTAAGCAATTACCAGTCCCAGACTTCAAAGCCTGATCTTTGGCTCGAGAAGGTCAGGGATTCTGCACTCTTGCTGTCCTATACGTGGGCAGAAATTGACACTATGCTTAGTTTGAACTGCAAGCAGTATGTTCCTATGGTGGGGTCTGTTACAGACATTTCCTCTGAGAGTTTGAACCTCTCTTCATTCCTTGCAGGTATCAATATGAAACAGTGGGAAAAGGTACAAGAACTTACAAATCATTTTGCCTTCACCAGCAGGTATTGCTTAGAACTACTATATatgcagaaaatgaaaaggaCGTTAATGCGAATGAGCTTCCAGTCTGATGTAGACCTCCAAACTTTAAGGGACGATGCTGCCTTCATTCTCCATTCTGGCAAAAAAAGCATGAGACAAGGGGAGATAACTATGTGGAATCACCAAATAGGGACATTGAGTGCTTCCTCTTACCCAGTTGCACACTGGCACTTGATTATGTCAAATCTTACAATTCttatttcttatctttcttcaagTGATGTGACCTATATAGCCAATGTACTGCTTAGGACTTTGCCAACTACTAAAACTCAGGAAAGCTCAGCACAGGAAGAATCATCTATCACAATTGGACAAGTGTCCCAAGCTTTGTTTCACAGTTCCCTTTTTCCAGAAATGCAATCCCTCCACTCTGCTTTCTTAAACTGTGTAATTGAGAGATGCACTAAGATTCTGTTTTCTGGCAACCATAATGACAAGAAACTCCTAAGTCAACAGCTACCCTGGCTTTTTGAAAAGGATCACATAATTATATCACAGTGGGAGCTCCGATCTGAAAAAGAAGGACCTGAATCTTTGGAATCAAAGGAAGAAGTTACTCAGAACTTACTGAGATTAGCAAAGACAGACATCCCCATTATTTTGAAGGGAGACCAACTAGAGAGAATCATGGACATACTggaatatttttctgttttaaaactaGACTCTCTCTTACCATCGTACCatgtacattgttttcttctgttactaTCCATGGCAACCAACACCAAAGCTGATAGCTCTTGCTTCTCAACAGGGAGTCTCAAATTTCTAATGACTTCTTACCAGCTCCTTGATTACTTGCAAAGAGGCAAAAATGCCCGTTTAATGTTTAAGATCATGTATGCTAGTGATGTATTTGAAGTCATATTGACTTCTCTTCTTAATGTGAGCAAGAGATTTCTCATTGATGTGGACATACCTTCCTGGTTGGAATTCCTCCAGGTAATAGGGTCtttcttagaacatttttttgaGGTGACCATCCAATTGAAGCTGAGTCTGGTCCTCAATTTTGagaaaatcttgtcatttctcttAAATTGCACAATATACAAGGAAACAACCTCCGGCAAGCAGTTGAAAAACCGAGACTCCCCAAGCAGACAACTTCTTTTGGTGTCTTTAACTAAATTATGCCAAATTTTGAGTTGTTATGTTGAGCAGAAGAAGTTTTCAAGTAGGCTGCCTGATTTGTTGCAGCAAGCCATCCTCCACACTGGGGTATTTGTCCAGCTTTGCTCAGAGAATGAAGATTCGCTCCCTCCTTCAGTTTTCATTTCATCTGTTACAACGCTTCTTGAAGTTGAACTGAGCCATCAGTCCAGGGCTAGAGAAGTAACATGTTCAGAAGCCAAAGACAGCATGCTGCTTTCCCATACTGCTTTGTATAGGAAAGTTTATTCTTGGATATTGACAGAATTGCCAAGTCTGGCCGCAAATGATCAGTCATTCAAGTTAGCCTTGCAGTTCTTGACACTGTTCTCTTCAATTCTAGAGTTGCATCCTAGTGAGGATACAGTTTTTGTTAACATATTTCATTCCATAAAAAGAGTACTTGCTG ATCCTAGAATACAGGTCAGTGAAGATGTGGAACCTCTTATGGTGGCGCTATTTAACCAGCTGCTGGTTGAAGGCACCACTGAGGAGTTCCAGATGATAATGCAGCATATACTCCAGGGACTAGAAATCAGTAACATTTGGAGACCAGATGTAAAT GATATTTTGTCAGCTATTAAATTGATCAAATTGCTACTCAAATGCCCTTCAGATGGAGACAAAATAAGATCTTTCTGGGTGGTCTGCCCTCAGATTATCTCAGCTTTAACT TTTCAAAACAAAGAGGCTTGTCAGGACCAGTCCTTGCTTCTTACTGTTGTTGTACCCATTTTAGATACAGTGGCTTCTTTGCTTCGCCACGGAGAAAGCATAATTAAAAATCCACATCATGTCAGCCTGGCATTCAGCATTCTCTTAGCAGTCCCTTTGGATCACCTGAAGCCCCAAGAATACAGTAGCATCTTCTTAGGGATGCACGAAGTACTCTTTTCTATCCTGCAGTGTCACTCAAAG GTGATGCTGAAAGCCTTGCCCTCCTTTCTGAGCAGTTTTTACAGACTGGTGTTTTCAGTTATGCATGAAGGCCGTCAGAAAGACAAAG